The genomic window GGCTAAGATGAAGGAATACCCATATTGGCCACTAGCAACATTTAACTGAAGATACTCAACAGCCTCATGCAGTTCTTCATGCCTATCTGTATAAATGGAAGCTGCAATCATTACACAGAggcctgaaagagagagaaagtattAAAATTCAGCATCTTAAAAAACAATTCTATATAGCAGTGACAAGCAGTTGGAGTGTACATTCTGTTTCTCTTCACAGCATCTGCTTTTCTTAGAAAGTTACTTTTCATACTCCAATTATATTGAAAGTATTTCACAGAACTCAGTTCAGTTTAAAGGAGGCTTAAATAAAGTCAAGCAGCTTCTAAAATCCTATCAGGGTACCAGTGTTGATTGGAAGTAACCTTTGGGCATCCAGACAGTTTTTAGCTTTTATGTGGTAAAAGTTCAAGATGCATCTGCCTATTAAGTTCAGAAAGCTGTTAAAGTCTGTTCTTAAATTGGtactttcaaaatgtttatcTGGGGTTTTCCTTTAAACATTTAAAGTTAATAAAACAGTAAATTAAAAAACAGATAATTTCATCCAACTACTTTTTTCTGTCTGTATGTTGTGTGGGGCCATTGTTCCCTTGTgaacttttttcccctgtgtAAGCATGACAGAAGTGATGCGTCACAAAAACTCACATGACAGCAGCTGGATAATAGAAGTTAACACAAATCTCTCTCCTTGCTTTAGGCGGAAGAGTTGAAGAATGAAAACCAGAAATGCAACACAACAGAAAACGGTAGACAGGATCATAGCAGCCTGAACAGCTTGTATTGATTGATATTCTgtcaaaacagaaacattttataGCAAACAGTTTCCCCGCAGCAGCTCCCACTAACAGCCACTAGTAGTTATAGTCAGTAATCCATATGCTTAATTAGAGCTTGCTTTCATCTTTCTACATCTTTCCTGTCTTGTTTAAGGATTTGTTTTGCCAGACACCTGCCTTCCTTATTTGTCACATCTGTTCTTCCCTGCTGAATATCCAGTGCCACCTCCACCATAAAAGACTTTAACAGTTTGACAGTACTACAAAATAACTTTTCAATGGAGCTTCCCCAGACAGATAATTTGAACTCTCCCAGTTCCAGGCCTCCCTTTTTCTTCAAAATACTCCTGATCTACTATGTAAACATAGTGAAAGAACAAACCAGTATTCACATAAGTACGTATGTACAGTATTCAGGTTTGGTTACAACATGGACTCCAGAAGCGCTGCCAGAAGACACCAAAGGTCAAACATTTCAGGACCTATGAACTCAATTTTCTCTCACTGATTCTTCTGAAAAAGGGAATTGTGGGTAAAATGATCTCAGCTCTGTTAGAAAGTACTAGGCAAATGGGCTATTTCAACAGAGATAAGTGTGCACACATCACCCagtgttctgctttctgcctgtattttaatacagttttaaAGCCTTCTCATATTCAGGAAGGGCATCTGGCTGTAAAAACCTCTGCCAAATCATCATGATGAGGATCCAAGGAACAAACCTAGTGATTTCCAGGATCCACAATAGCTACCCCATTTAGACAAGACAAATGAGGgttgaagaagaaagaagaaaaaaaaacctaatgtTTTAACCAAACTAACTCCTTTTAACCAGGTTTGGGACCAGCATTGGATGGGTAGAATTGCTGATTCATGGAGAAGTTCTTTTCACTTTAGTTTGAAAGCCAGAATTTAACTTTTGCATTTAGTGGCCAACAGGTTCACCTTCTACAATCACAGGAAATCATAATCTTTTCTCCCAGGATAATTTAACTCTCACTAGTTTACTATGGTTTTTAATGCCAGAAAATAACTATATTTTAGACTGTTCAAGTGCCATCTGTAAAGTATTTAATAAATGCTACTTCCCATAACTCCTCCTGTAatgaaaatataatataatataactgACAGAAAAAACTAAGGCAGCAATTGTTTGTTTCAAAAGGAGTAAGATGAATAGTATAGGTCTTAAAAGATTAGAGCAGTTAGTATTTATATGGTACATTGAACATGTACATTATGACCTCTATCACACTGCAATATTTTGCATAGGATACTTCCTCAAAGCAGCTTCTAGAAGCTTAAGAATATTAATACTCACCAGCCATGTTTTCATTAATAACTGTACAGTTAGTAATGTTGGTACAGATTTGCCAGACATCTGTAGAAAAGTCTTTTCCTACCCACCAGGCCtgcaaaataaatacaatataatagtaaaagaaatattaaaaactcCAAACAGGTAATTTAGGCCAACTGTTAAGTTGTCCTATAAAGAATGATACATTGTTTCCAAAAGCTGCACTAATTCATCTAATAGCTATGCACACGTGTTTGAATTTGAGTGCTACCAGTCACTGCTTAGAATATACAGTGAAGTTCATGTTGATAAGGTGGCAGCTCCATTTTAACCACTTAAGCTGCACTGAAATTTAAGTATACTTAGTCTCagcctagagcagtgattctcagccagggtactAGTAActtcttctcccccacctcccttacTACAATGCGGGTTCTTCCCCGTCAGCTGTTCCTCCTTCTTCCTGGCTCTTCAAGCAGGTTAGTACTGTAATAAATACGTTCAGTTTTGAAATAGGTTGCTGTTCAATTCAGAGAAGTTAcgaaggggtgccttgagtctaaaaagggtgGAGCACCACTGGCCcaaaggttcatagattcatagaagttagggttggaagggacctcaatagatcatcgggtctgaccccctgcatacgcaggaaagagtgctgggttcagatgaccctgctagatgcctatctaacctcctcttgaagacccccagggtaggggagagcaccacctcccttgggagcccattccagaccttggccactctaactgtgaagaagttcttcctaatgtctagtctaaaaagATTTGGTTCTATCTGCTGGTGGAAGCAGCTGAGGGAGAAGCCAAACAAGCCCAGGTTTGAGCCAGCAgtcctgggagaagctgcagctcatctggctACCTCCCTCGCTGGCTGCACCCCTGTCAGGGCAAGGcagacagtgctggcagccccaggagaagccgtgGGGGCTAGAGGGAATGACTGGAAGCtagggggaatgatcagagagctggggaaaagTCACAGAGCTGGGGGATCGAACTGGGAAatcgaaccaggagctggggggaagtcCCTGTttcttcccccaacccccaatcattccccccagcccttgCAGCTTTTCttggggctgccagctcaagccatggctcatccagctgcctccctggctgcccccctgccggggcaaggcaggcagtgctggcagccctgggagaagctatgggacctgaTCAGTAATGAACTGGGAGCTGgtgggaagcccctgttcattttcccagccccaatcattcccccagctcccagttcaattccccagttcccaatcattcctcccagctccccgatcattccccacagcttctccccaggctgccagaactgcctgcctcaccccaatggggaaggagaaggagaagggggcagccaGAGGAGCAGCTGGACGAGCCGTAGCTTCTCCCAGGACTGCTGGCTCAAGCCAGGTCTCAtcaggctgctcccccagctgctcccaccggCATTGCCTAGTGCCTGCTTGTaaagtctatggctgaatctctgaatctctctgaatcaattcggaggatTCCGgttcaatttagagagattaatgcgtctcccaattcgatttggattcggagactTGGCCGCCAAATCacactgaatctcctctgaatcacaCTGGCTACCAAAGTTTTTCACAGCCCTATAAAATATGTAACTACACACAGCACAAGTTCACAGTAACCTGAACTGTACAATGGAAGTGGAGGGCCACATCCATTTCTCTTCTCTGGTAGTAGCTAATCAGAGACATGGCGGTTTGGGTGTCTGGTTATTCCTTCCGTTCCACAGTTGAAAATGCCAAGCCCTTATTGCTTCGGCTATGCACAGATGTGAAGATTTTCCTTGCATGATCAGGATTGGCCACTATGTTATACAAGTATTTAACTCCCTCTTCTAATGCATGTGTTGCATTATTTAGTAACCACCAGGAATCccacttttctgttttaaaaagtcagatgaccccagcaagataatcatccaaacacaTCTTGAAcgtgtccagaataggtgcttgcaccacttctgggggcagCCTATTCCAGTCTCTGGAgatttggacagtaaagaagttcttccttatgtccagtctcaaatggtcttccagcagtttgtgactgttggactttgtcttcccttggggtgtcctggtgaacagacattctcccagatcctgatgcacaccccttatatacttataggctgccaccaagtccccctgaactatgcttttccaagctgaaaagtcccatgcctgtcagcctctcctcacaaggaCTGCTCTTCTGACcgctgatcatgcatgtggctctcctttaGACTCTTTCAAgcgtctccacatcctttttaaagtgtggagcccagaattggatgcagtattccaattgtggcctcaccaaggccaaataaagcaggagaatgacatcttgggtcttgtttgagatgtaTCGGtaaatgcaagccagggttttatttgctttgccagctgcagcattgcattggtggctcatattcatcttgtggtcaatcatgacccccaaatctctttcagaCATAGTATTGAGGgaagcattgctgagcctatactatgatgtgggttttttctcctgaggtggagcaccttgtatttctGTGTTGAAGGTCATCAGTTTTATATCTGCCCAGCTTGTGAGCCTATTCAGGttagcctgtatccccagcctatccttcAATGTAACCACACTtctccatagtttggtgtcatccgcaaacttagccagtccacttctgacacttGAATCCAGATCGGTAATGAGTATATTAAAGAGTAGTGGTgcgagtactgaaccctgagggacaccactggtcatcaTACACCATGCTGACTCAGCTCCATCAATTATcattttctgggtccaaccatagagccagttccccagccatcgaaCTGTAAGGTTGTCGAGGCCACGGTTCCCcagttttgccatgaggacataatgggagaccaagtcaaaggctttttgaaatccaagtaaatgacatcaacctctccccccccatccaggtgatgcatcacctagtcatagaaggcaatgaggttgatcaggcatgacctacccataatgaagccatgttggctgtttcagaatggtgccttctctcagcctgttgcttatggattctttgatatttttttccaagatcttctcaGGGATTGAGGTCCAACTGATTGGTGtgtcctggatcttccttccttcctttcttgaagataggcaccacattggccctcttccagtcttcaggaacctctcctgagcaccatgcaTTCTCAAATATCCACACCAATGGTTgagctatgatgtcagccaactcttttagcactcttgaaTGCATTCCATCAGAGCCCACTGATTTATGTCtagcctttcaaggtgttccctcacaagatcttcaccaaaTGTAGGCATATGGTCACCCATACTTTCATAGTCCTGTATCCTGTTAGACAGGTTGATCCCCTTGGGCTGATGAAAAACCAACGCAAAATAATCACTGAAATTagcttttttcctgggtgtcggttgtcagctgccccatttgattcagcaggggtccaatgttgcccttatttttcttttgacttccTATGTATctgaagaactttttattgtccttgattcccatagccagcTTAGGCTCAATGttggccttggcttttctggtccactccctacaggtgtggggaTGTGATGCATAATCCAGTGATGTATAATCCTCC from Alligator mississippiensis isolate rAllMis1 chromosome 13, rAllMis1, whole genome shotgun sequence includes these protein-coding regions:
- the EMP2 gene encoding epithelial membrane protein 2, with protein sequence MLILLAFIIVFHITSAALLFISTIDNAWWVGKDFSTDVWQICTNITNCTVINENMAEYQSIQAVQAAMILSTVFCCVAFLVFILQLFRLKQGERFVLTSIIQLLSCLCVMIAASIYTDRHEELHEAVEYLQLNVASGQYGYSFILAWIAFAFTLISGVMYLILRKRK